One Salvia splendens isolate huo1 chromosome 22, SspV2, whole genome shotgun sequence DNA segment encodes these proteins:
- the LOC121786057 gene encoding DEAD-box ATP-dependent RNA helicase 41-like isoform X1, with the protein MTTDHNQAPSDDEVKERCWDQREALPGEPICAVCGRYGEYICDETDDDICSLECKQSLLSRLSKSKASCEQPSSTKLMATDECYYVRDGNNESEPRCLSNSQTELLRRKLEISVQGDNTPDLVLSFASCNLPHKLLLNLEAAGYEMLTPVQMQAIPSALLGQSLLVSAETGSGKTCSFLVPVISHCTKVNNNPQKPLAMVLTPTRELCIQVEEQAKLLGQGLPFKTALIVGGDAMAGQVHRIQQGVSMIVGTPGRLIDLLTKHEFELDSISILVIDEVDCMIGRGFREQVMQIFMALSRPQVLMYSATISIEVERVAGSMVKDLAVISVGKPSKPSKAVKQLVIWVESNKKKQKLFDILTSKQHFKPPVVVFVGSRLGADLLSEAITIKTGVKAVSIHGEKKMKERRDILRSFLVGELSVIVATGVLGQGIDLLSVRLVVVFDMPNSMKEYVHQIGRASRMGEDGAAMVFVNEENKKLFPELVELLTLSGDSIPCELAIANSRCSVSTSKFHKKRKYVHSRFMKRFEDQALQPKNRMRRRLLNCGK; encoded by the exons ATGATGAAGTCAAAGAAAGATGTTGGGATCAAAGAGAAGCCTTGCCTGGAGAGCCCATTTGTGCTGTATGCGGCCGCTATGGTGAGTACATTTGTGATGAGACCGATGATGATATTTGCAGTCTCGAGTGTAAGCAGTCTCTTCTCAGTCGGTTATCAAAATCAAAGGCTTCATGTGAGCAACCATCCTCGACAAAACTTATGGCAACGGATGAATGCTACTATGTTCGAGATGGAAATAATGAATCTGAGCCTCGATGTCTAAGCAATAGTCAGACCGAGTTGCTCAGGAGAAAGCTTGAAATATCCGTACAGGGAGATAATACCCCAGACCTTGTTCTGTCATTTGCTTCGTGTAATCTTCCTCATAAGCTCCTTCTAAATCTAGAAGCAGCAGGATATGAAATGCTGACTCCTGTCCAAATGCAGGCAATTCCATCTGCACTATTAGGCCAGAGTTTGCTCGTCTCAGCTGAGACTGGCTCTGGGAAAACTTGTTCCTTCCTCGTCCCAGTTATCTCTCACTGTACAAAGGTAAATAACAACCCCCAAAAGCCATTAGCGATGGTCCTCACACCTACGAGAGAGCTCTGTATACAGGTGGAGGAACAGGCaaagttacttggtcaaggTTTACCTTTCAAAACTGCCCTGATTGTCGGTGGTGATGCCATGGCAGGACAAGTTCATCGAATCCAGCAGGGAGTCTCTATGATTGTCGGGACCCCGGGGAGGCTTATTGATCTTCTCACAAAGCATGAATTTGAATTGGATTCTATATCAATTCTAGTGATCGATGAAGTGGATTGCATGATCGGGAGGGGATTCCGTGAGCAAGTCATGCAGATTTTCATGGCTTTGTCCCGGCCCCAAGTGTTGATGTACTCTGCGACAATCTCAATAGAAGTCGAGAGGGTGGCTGGTTCGATGGTGAAAGATCTCGCTGTTATATCAGTTGGCAAGCCCAGCAAACCTAGCAAGGCTGTCAAGCAGCTGGTGATATGGGTAGAGTCAAACAAGAAGAAGCAAAAGCTTTTCGATATACTCACAAGCAAACAGCATTTCAAGCCGCCGGTCGTGGTGTTTGTGGGTTCTAGGCTAGGGGCGGATCTCCTCTCTGAAGCCATAACAATAAAAACTGGGGTGAAAGCTGTATCAATAcatggagagaaaaaaatgaaggaGAGAAGAGATATATTGAGGTCATTCTTGGTTGGCGAGCTCAGTGTGATTGTGGCCACAGGAGTGTTGGGACAGGGGATCGACCTGCTGTCTGTGAGGCTGGTGGTCGTGTTTGACATGCCGAATTCCATGAAAGAATACGTGCACCAGATCGGGAGGGCGTCGAGGATGGGAGAGGATGGTGCAGCTATGGTTTTTGTGAATGAGGAGAACAAGAAACTGTTTCCTGAGTTGGTGGAGCTCTTAACACTGAGTGGCGATTCGATTCCTTGTGAGCTCGCCATTGCGAATTCACGATGCTCAGTCTCAACCAGCAAGTTTCACAAGAAAAGAAAGTATGTTCACTCAAG GTTTATGAAGAGATTTGAAGATCAAGCTTTGCAGCCCAAGAACAGGATGCGACGAAGACTTTTAAATTGTGGAAAATAG
- the LOC121786057 gene encoding DEAD-box ATP-dependent RNA helicase 41-like isoform X2 encodes MATDECYYVRDGNNESEPRCLSNSQTELLRRKLEISVQGDNTPDLVLSFASCNLPHKLLLNLEAAGYEMLTPVQMQAIPSALLGQSLLVSAETGSGKTCSFLVPVISHCTKVNNNPQKPLAMVLTPTRELCIQVEEQAKLLGQGLPFKTALIVGGDAMAGQVHRIQQGVSMIVGTPGRLIDLLTKHEFELDSISILVIDEVDCMIGRGFREQVMQIFMALSRPQVLMYSATISIEVERVAGSMVKDLAVISVGKPSKPSKAVKQLVIWVESNKKKQKLFDILTSKQHFKPPVVVFVGSRLGADLLSEAITIKTGVKAVSIHGEKKMKERRDILRSFLVGELSVIVATGVLGQGIDLLSVRLVVVFDMPNSMKEYVHQIGRASRMGEDGAAMVFVNEENKKLFPELVELLTLSGDSIPCELAIANSRCSVSTSKFHKKRKYVHSRFMKRFEDQALQPKNRMRRRLLNCGK; translated from the exons ATGGCAACGGATGAATGCTACTATGTTCGAGATGGAAATAATGAATCTGAGCCTCGATGTCTAAGCAATAGTCAGACCGAGTTGCTCAGGAGAAAGCTTGAAATATCCGTACAGGGAGATAATACCCCAGACCTTGTTCTGTCATTTGCTTCGTGTAATCTTCCTCATAAGCTCCTTCTAAATCTAGAAGCAGCAGGATATGAAATGCTGACTCCTGTCCAAATGCAGGCAATTCCATCTGCACTATTAGGCCAGAGTTTGCTCGTCTCAGCTGAGACTGGCTCTGGGAAAACTTGTTCCTTCCTCGTCCCAGTTATCTCTCACTGTACAAAGGTAAATAACAACCCCCAAAAGCCATTAGCGATGGTCCTCACACCTACGAGAGAGCTCTGTATACAGGTGGAGGAACAGGCaaagttacttggtcaaggTTTACCTTTCAAAACTGCCCTGATTGTCGGTGGTGATGCCATGGCAGGACAAGTTCATCGAATCCAGCAGGGAGTCTCTATGATTGTCGGGACCCCGGGGAGGCTTATTGATCTTCTCACAAAGCATGAATTTGAATTGGATTCTATATCAATTCTAGTGATCGATGAAGTGGATTGCATGATCGGGAGGGGATTCCGTGAGCAAGTCATGCAGATTTTCATGGCTTTGTCCCGGCCCCAAGTGTTGATGTACTCTGCGACAATCTCAATAGAAGTCGAGAGGGTGGCTGGTTCGATGGTGAAAGATCTCGCTGTTATATCAGTTGGCAAGCCCAGCAAACCTAGCAAGGCTGTCAAGCAGCTGGTGATATGGGTAGAGTCAAACAAGAAGAAGCAAAAGCTTTTCGATATACTCACAAGCAAACAGCATTTCAAGCCGCCGGTCGTGGTGTTTGTGGGTTCTAGGCTAGGGGCGGATCTCCTCTCTGAAGCCATAACAATAAAAACTGGGGTGAAAGCTGTATCAATAcatggagagaaaaaaatgaaggaGAGAAGAGATATATTGAGGTCATTCTTGGTTGGCGAGCTCAGTGTGATTGTGGCCACAGGAGTGTTGGGACAGGGGATCGACCTGCTGTCTGTGAGGCTGGTGGTCGTGTTTGACATGCCGAATTCCATGAAAGAATACGTGCACCAGATCGGGAGGGCGTCGAGGATGGGAGAGGATGGTGCAGCTATGGTTTTTGTGAATGAGGAGAACAAGAAACTGTTTCCTGAGTTGGTGGAGCTCTTAACACTGAGTGGCGATTCGATTCCTTGTGAGCTCGCCATTGCGAATTCACGATGCTCAGTCTCAACCAGCAAGTTTCACAAGAAAAGAAAGTATGTTCACTCAAG GTTTATGAAGAGATTTGAAGATCAAGCTTTGCAGCCCAAGAACAGGATGCGACGAAGACTTTTAAATTGTGGAAAATAG